The genomic window GGACCCTGGAGAGCCTCGAGGCCGGCGTCGCGGCCCGGGTGAGGACGGCGCACGGCCTGCTGTCCCACTCCAGCACACCGGAGGCCCGGGCCTTCCATGCCGGGGATGCCTTGGACCGGGTGCTGGAGATGGACTACCACGCCCGGGTCGCGGGCTTCACCCTGGGGCAGGCGCTGGAGGACCTGGAGCTGGTCCACGAGGGGCCGCATCAGGCCTTCGAGCAGTCGGTGGTGAAGGCCGCCGGAGTGTGGCCGTGAGTCCCTCGCCCGTGGCCGTGGAGCCGTCCCTGAGCCTGCGGGACCCGTTGAGCCAGCAGCCCCTGCACCTGCTGGCCCCGGGGGTGCTGTCCGATGGCGCCACGTCTTGGCCGGTGGTGGATGGCATTCCGTACCTGCGCACGGGCCGCGAGGCGCTCCAGGCCGAGGTGCTCGCCGCGCTGAAGCGGGGGGACCGCCGCCTGGCGCTGGCCCACCTGCTGCGGGACCAAGATGACTGGGCCCGCTCCCCGCCGCCCACCCTGGAGCAGGCGCTGGAGGTGGTGGACGGCGTCGGCGCGGGCACCCTGGGGCTGCGCCAGGCGATGGAGCGGCTGCACTTCGGCCCGGTGGCGCACTACTTCACGCACCGCTGGTCGGCGCCCACGTTTCTGAGCGCCCTGGGGCTGCTGGCGCAGCACTGGGACACGCCCCCGTGCGTGGTGGAGATCGCCTGCGGCATCGGCCAGGTGCTCCGCGAGGTGACCCAGCGCGGCACGCCGGGGGTGGGCATCGACGTGGTGTTCGCCAAGCTGTGGCTGGCGCGCCACTTCGTCGTCCCCGAGGCGAGCCTGGTGTGCGTGGATGCCACGGTGGCGCTGCCGCTGGAGCCCCTCGCGGGGGCGGCCGTGCTGTGCCATGACGCGCTCTATTTCCTGCTGGAGAAGCGGCGGGTGCTGTCGGAGATGCGCCGCGTGGCCGGTGCCTCGGGCCGCGTGCTGGTGGGCCACGCCCACAACCGCCTCGTGGACCAGCGCGGCATCGGCGGTGTGCCGCTCACCCCCGAGGAGTACGCGGCGCTGCTGCCCGGCGCGGCTTGCTATGACGACTCCGACTTCGTCACGTCCTTCCTGGAGGGCAAGGCCGCCCCGGCGCGCGCCCCGGCGGCCCTGGGCAGCGCGGAGGCCCTGTGCTTCAGCGCCCCGGCGGGCCCCGCGCGGGGCGCCATCGACTTCGGACGGCCCCATCCGGGGGCGCGGTTGAAGCCCAACCCGTTGCTGGTGGAGCGCAACGGCCTGTTGCACCCCTCCTGGCCCTCGCCCGGTCTGGCCGACGAGTACGCCTGCGCGAACTACCTGGGCGGGCACCCCTCGCCGGGCGCGGACCTCCTGCGCCGGGCCGCCTCGGGCCTGGTGGATGACGAGATCGCGCTTCTGGCCCGGCGGCGGATGCTGCTGGCGCTGCCCGAGCGGTGGTGAGCCTTCACCGAGCGGCACCCTTTCCAACCCCCATGCAGGAGCTGTCATGAGCTTGAGAGAAGCCCGGGAAACCTATCTCCGCGCGATGCCCCAGGGAGAGCTGGAGCTGTTCCGCATCGATGGTCTGGACCGGCTGAGCGTGCCGGTCGTCGCTGGCAGCCTCCGGGCGCCCAACGGGCTGTGGTTCCTCTCCTATGGCTATGGCAGTACGCAGGAGGAGGCCGAGGTCAGCGCGCTGGGAGAGCTGGCCGAGTACGTGTTCACCAGCCAGGCCCTGGGCGCGATGCCCCTGTTCCAGGGCAGCTACACCGCGCTGGTGAAAAGCCGTGGTGCCCAGGGGGTGGCGGATCCGCTCACCCTGGGGTTGCCCGTGGGCAGCCCCTACCACCCGGACATGCCGCTGACCTGGGTGGAGATGAGGCGGTTCGCCACGGGCGAGCGCGTGCTGGTGCCGGAGGAGTACATCGTCAGCTACCCCGAGCAGCGCCGGGGGCGCTCGGCCGCGCTCATCACCCCCATCACCAATGGCCAGGGCGCGGGGCTGAGCTTCTCCCAGGCGCTGGCCCACGCCCTGCTGGAGATCCTCCAGCGCGACGGCAACGGCTTGCAGTTCCGGGCGCTGGACCAGGGCACGGTGCTGGACCTGGAGGGCGCCTCCCTGCCGGCCTCCGTCGAGTCGCTGCTGGAGCACTACCGCCGCGCGGGCATCGAGGTGGTGGCGAAGCTGGCCAGCACCGAGTTCGGCATCGCCAACGTGTACGTGGTGGGCAACGATCCGAACCCCGGCGAGCAGCCGCTGATGGTCACCTCCTGTGGCGAGGCGGCGGATCCGGACCGGGACCGGGCCCTGCGCAAGGCGGTGCTGGAGTACGCCGCCTCCCGGTCGCGCAAGGCCTTCATGCACGGGCCCCTGGAGGCCGTGAACCGCGTGGCCCCGGCCGGGTACCTGGACCGGTTCCTGCCGTTGCTGGACCTGCACCTGGAAGAGACGCGCGCCCTGAACGCCATGATGGAGTGGGCCAGCATGCCCCTCAGCGTCCTGCGCAAGCTGACGTCCAGCACGCTCCACTGCCGCCACAAGGTCCCCTTCGGCTCGCTGCCCCAGTCCTCCGTGGCCGGGGAGCCCACCGCGCGCTGCGCGCAGGTGGTGGAGCGGCTCCAGGCGGCGGGCTTCGACATTCTGGTGGCGGACCTGCCGGCGGAGGATGGCTCCGCCCACGTCGTCAAGGCGCTCGTCCCCGGGCTGGAGGTGGAGACGATGTCCTACTACCGCATCGGGGAGCGGAACGTGGCCCGCCTGCT from Stigmatella erecta includes these protein-coding regions:
- a CDS encoding class I SAM-dependent methyltransferase, with the translated sequence MSPSPVAVEPSLSLRDPLSQQPLHLLAPGVLSDGATSWPVVDGIPYLRTGREALQAEVLAALKRGDRRLALAHLLRDQDDWARSPPPTLEQALEVVDGVGAGTLGLRQAMERLHFGPVAHYFTHRWSAPTFLSALGLLAQHWDTPPCVVEIACGIGQVLREVTQRGTPGVGIDVVFAKLWLARHFVVPEASLVCVDATVALPLEPLAGAAVLCHDALYFLLEKRRVLSEMRRVAGASGRVLVGHAHNRLVDQRGIGGVPLTPEEYAALLPGAACYDDSDFVTSFLEGKAAPARAPAALGSAEALCFSAPAGPARGAIDFGRPHPGARLKPNPLLVERNGLLHPSWPSPGLADEYACANYLGGHPSPGADLLRRAASGLVDDEIALLARRRMLLALPERW
- a CDS encoding YcaO-like family protein, producing MSLREARETYLRAMPQGELELFRIDGLDRLSVPVVAGSLRAPNGLWFLSYGYGSTQEEAEVSALGELAEYVFTSQALGAMPLFQGSYTALVKSRGAQGVADPLTLGLPVGSPYHPDMPLTWVEMRRFATGERVLVPEEYIVSYPEQRRGRSAALITPITNGQGAGLSFSQALAHALLEILQRDGNGLQFRALDQGTVLDLEGASLPASVESLLEHYRRAGIEVVAKLASTEFGIANVYVVGNDPNPGEQPLMVTSCGEAADPDRDRALRKAVLEYAASRSRKAFMHGPLEAVNRVAPAGYLDRFLPLLDLHLEETRALNAMMEWASMPLSVLRKLTSSTLHCRHKVPFGSLPQSSVAGEPTARCAQVVERLQAAGFDILVADLPAEDGSAHVVKALVPGLEVETMSYYRIGERNVARLLSRGDPLVGLGTPPEGALPVRLTAEAQERVGGPAWFNVRLAEQRVGRLYPLYREPSDHSVQMALRSRRYGGA